The bacterium region GGCGTTGCACAGGACGTACTTGCGCGCGGCCGGGACCTTGCGCGCCGAGGCCCATTTGCGGGCGGCCGGGAAGCCGCCGCCGCCGCGCCCGCGCAGGCCGGCGCGCTTCACCTCGTCGATGACCTGCTCGGGACTCATGCCACTCAGGACCTTGGCCAGGGCGGCGTAACCGCCCGCGGCCACGTAGTCGCCGATGTTCAGCGGATCGATCAGCGCGTTCCTGCGCATCAGGTCCCGGCGCTGGCGCGCATAGAAGGGGATGTCCTTCTCGTGGACGATCTTCTCGCCCGTTGCGGGATCCGCGTACAGCAGACGTGCGACGGGTTCGCCCCGGCCGATGATCGACGCGACGATCTCTTCGGCGTCGGCGGGTTCGACTTTCTGGTAGAAGATCCCCTGCGGCCTCACGATGCAGATCAGCCCGCGCTCGCAGAAGCCGTGGCAGCCGTTGCGCTGGATGCGGATTTCGCCGGCGAGACCGCGCGCGTCGATCGCCGTCTCGAAGGCGGCGGCCAGCTCGTCGGCGCCCAGCGCCCGGCAGCCGCTGCCCGCGCAGATGGAGATGACGGCCGTATCGGTGTCGGCGGTCCGGCGCAGCTGGTCGCGCCACGCCTCGAGCCCGGCCGGATCGGCTACGCGCTTCACGTCGCGGATGACGGCCGGCGCTGCGGCTGCCGCCGGGACGGGCTCGCTGGCACGGCATTTCACGAGCGCGCGGCTGAGCTTGCGCGGTTCCATCTCGCCTTGGCATGCGCCGTCCATCACCACCACCGGGCCCAGGGCGCAGGCGCCCACGCAGTGGACCGTGTCCAGCGTGACTTCCAGATCGTCGGTCGTGCCGCCGGGTGCGACGTGCAGCTCGTCCGCAAGCTGGTTGACCAGGCGCTCGGCGCCGCGGACGTGGCAGGCCGTCCCCATGCAGACGTCGATGCGGTGCTTGCCGCGGGGGGCGACGGAAAAGGCCTTGTAGAACGACACCGCCGAGTGCACGCGGCTGCGCGGCACGCCCAGGCTCCCGGCCACCAGATCGACGGCCTCGTCCGGCACGTGGCGCAGCTCCGTCTGGAGATCCTGCAGCACCATGATCAGGCTGGCCGGCTCGGCCGGATAGCGGCCGATAATCTCTTCGATGGCGGCGAGTTGAAGGGCCATCTCGTCTCCCGGGAATGGCGGTCACAAGCGAGGATGGTCCCTGAATGGTGTCAAGCGGGGAGGGACCATGCAAATGGAAAGTTCCGTCTCCCCGGCGGACCTGAATGTGATACCATTTTCAAGGGCGCACAGACGCTGT contains the following coding sequences:
- a CDS encoding NAD(P)H-dependent oxidoreductase subunit E, which translates into the protein MALQLAAIEEIIGRYPAEPASLIMVLQDLQTELRHVPDEAVDLVAGSLGVPRSRVHSAVSFYKAFSVAPRGKHRIDVCMGTACHVRGAERLVNQLADELHVAPGGTTDDLEVTLDTVHCVGACALGPVVVMDGACQGEMEPRKLSRALVKCRASEPVPAAAAAPAVIRDVKRVADPAGLEAWRDQLRRTADTDTAVISICAGSGCRALGADELAAAFETAIDARGLAGEIRIQRNGCHGFCERGLICIVRPQGIFYQKVEPADAEEIVASIIGRGEPVARLLYADPATGEKIVHEKDIPFYARQRRDLMRRNALIDPLNIGDYVAAGGYAALAKVLSGMSPEQVIDEVKRAGLRGRGGGGFPAARKWASARKVPAARKYVLCNA